The genomic region GCGCGCCCCGAGCAGGATACCTACGAACGGCTGTTGGAAGTGGCGTATGACACAACGAACAGCCCCGCTGTGCTGACGCGCCGCTTTGTTGAACCGCAAGATTGGAGCGAATACGAGGCGTTGAGTTTCTGGTTCTATGGCACGGGGAGCGGTGAAACCTATACCGTCGAATTGCTGGACAACCCGGCGGTGACGACGGGCGATGTGGCGCCGAGCGATTGGGGGCTGGTGTGGAGCGATGAATTCAACGACCCGGCGGGAACGCCGCCCAACCCCAATATCTGGACGCATGAAATTGGGGATGGCACCATGTACGGTATTCCGGGGTGGGGCAATGGTGAGTTCCAATTCTACACAGACGACCCCGCGAATGCGAGCACCGACGGGCAGGGCAACCTGGTGATTTCCCTGCAACCGACCGATCCCAATAACGCGCCGCTTTGCTGGTATGGTCCGTGCGAGTACACCTCGGCGCGTCTGGTAACAGCGCAGAAGCAGGCTTTCAAGTACGGGCGTATCGAGGCGCGTATCAAAGTGCCCGATGGACCCGCGGGCTTGTGGCCGGCTTTCTGGATGCTGGGCACCAACATTGGCGAAGTGGGATGGCCGCAGTCCGGCGAAATTGACATAATGGAGTACGTGAGCCGCTTCCCGAACGAAGTCTTTGGCACGATTCACGGTCCTGGGTATTCGGGCGGCGCCGGTTTTGGCAACACCTACGCCTTTACGACCACCGTGGCGTCCGACTACCACACCTTTGCGGTCGAATGGGGACCGGATGAAATTCATTGGTACGTTGACGGTATCAACTACCACAATGCGACGCCGGCGGATGTTGCGCCCAACGAGTGGGTCTTCAACCACCCATTCTTCCTCATCCTGAACATGGCGATTGGCGGCAACTTTGGCGGCGACATTGACCCGTCCATGCCCTTCCCGCAAGAGTTGAAAGTGGATTACATTCGCGTGTATGGCGCCGCGGATACCGCCGAACGGTTCGAGGCGCATTTTGTGGATGACACACCGGGCTGGCGCCGGGTGGTGATACCGTTCTCGCAATTTACGCGGAGCGCCACACAGCCGGCTGGCGCGCCCAATGACGGTTTGACGCTCTCGGCTGTTTCGGGCTATGGGCTGCGCATGCCGCAAAACAGCGTGGGGACATTCCGCATGGATTGGGTCTATTTGCAGGATTGGTACGTGTACTACTTCCCGCTGATTGGGAACAACGGTCCCTGAGCGTTGAAAGCGTTGAAGCGGCACATGAAAAAGGCGGGCGTCATGCGACGCCCGCCTGCGTTTTTAGAGTGATGATTTTTATGCGCTTTGGCGTGTGGAAACAGCCGCGTGGCGCGTGCTGCGAAGTGGAAGCCGGAGTGTGCATGTTGTGCCCGTGGGGCTGCTTTGCACGTCGAGCGTGCCGCCATGCAATTGCGCTAGCCGGTATGTCAGATACAGCCCAAGATGAACGCCTTCATGGAGCGCCAGGAGAGAGTGCTTCTGCGCGACTTGCGCAAATGGGTTGAAAATGTGGGCTCGCATGGTGTCAGGGATACCGGGACCCGTGTCGCGTACAACAAAGCGAATCTGGGCGTCCGGGGTTGGTTCAACGTGAAGGGTAATGTGTGTGCCGGCTGGCGTATGCCGCCAGGCGTTGTCAAGCAGTTCATCCAGCATTTGCGTCAGGCGGCGCGCGTCGGCGTAGAGCGTCGGCAATGTTGGCGGATGGATGATTTCAAACGTTTGCTCTTTTTGCGCGTATCGGGGATGCCAGATGTCGTGAAGTATTGTGAGCACGTCTTTCAGTGCCACGGGCGCAATCAGCAAATGCAGGCGCTCGGCTTCAAGGCGGGTGAGATCGAGCAAACGGGCGGCAAGCGTGTTCAGTTGCTCAAGCCCTTGTTGGGCGGCGTGGAGCGGGCGGCTCTGTTCTGGGGTGAGCGGCCCGAAATCGCCGTCGAGGAGCATTTCGATGGTGCCGTTGAGGATGGTGAGCGGCCAACGCAGTTGGTGCGCCAGCGCCGCCAGAAACAAAGTTTTGTGGCGGTGTTGGGCTTCCTGGCCGCGGCGTGCACGTTCCAGCGCGATGCGGTATTCGCCGATATCGTCCTGGATGCGCTGGTGTTCGGCACGCAGGGCGGTCATGCGCTCACGAAGGCGTTCGTGCTCGGTGATATCGCGCACCACGAGCAGCCAGGATCGCGGCTCTTCAACGTAGCGGATTGTGTATTCGAGCCAGCGATGTTCGGGTGGCGCCCCCGATGGAACGACCATGTGCACAGGGCGACCACGGCGCGCCATCATCAGCAAATCGGGTTTTTGAGCAACAAATGGAGCGCATGCCGCCAGGGTTTCACCTGGGGGGAGCAAATGGGGTTCACCACCTTCTTCAATTTTTGCCCCTTGTGGTGTAAAGCGAATGTAGGCAAATGAAAGTGTTTCCGCCAATGTTTCAAGCAGGGCATGCACCGGCATAATCCGCCTCAATTGGGTTGTATGTTGAGATATATGGAGTATGCGTGGGGAGTATTACAACACCTATTACAACAGGGGGAAGCAAAGATAGTTGAGGAAGAACCGGCGCTGCGGGAAAATTAGTCGGGTTCGACGGCGAAACGATAGCCAATACCACGTTCGGTTTTGATGTAGCGCGGCTTTGATGGGTTGGGTTCGATTTTGTGCCGCAAGCGATGGACATGAACGCGGAGTGAATCTTCAAAGACGTCTTCCATAGGCCAGAGGCGGCGAATCAGAAAATCGTACGAAACAGGACGCCCGGCGTTCCGCATGAGAATGTGCAGCAACTTGGTTTCGGTTGGGGTGAGCGGCACTTCTTTACCGTTCACGAACGCGCGTTGATGCCCAAAGTCAATCGCCAGATGCTCATCCACCTGGATGATGGGATTGAGCGTATAGCGAAAATCGCCGATACGGCGCAACACGCGGTCAATGCGCGCTACCAATTCGCGCGGGCTAAAAGGCTTGGTCACGTAATCTTCGGCGAAAAGCCGTATGCCTTCGACAATCGTATCCTCTTCGTCAACGGCTGTCAGGAAAATGACGGGCACATCACTGAATTCCTGCAAGCGCCGGCTCAACTCAAAGCCATCCATTTCAGGCATGTTGATATCGAGCAACGCCAGGTGCGGAAGCCCTTTTTGCTGAATCAGGGCAAGGGCTTCTTTGCCCGATACGGCACTCAACACATCAAACCCCGATTGTTCGAGTTTGCGACGCACCAATTCCAAAATGAAAGGGTCATCGTCAACAATCAAAATGCGGTAGAATGTCGCGGGGGTGTTCATTTGTGATGAAAGCAATCTGGCGTCGCTCATACGCGTTTCGTTCTCCTTTGAGCGAGTTTTCATTCTGGAACCGGGTTGGCAAAAGTATAAAACGCTTTGCGGGATCTGTCCATATGCCTTTTGGGCCATAAAAGATAAGGTTATATCTGTTTGCAAGAAATGTTTTGAGATTGACAGCCGTTTGTATCTTTGTTAGCATACCAAACACTACATTCTCGCCGTGGCCGTACGTTTTGCCTCCGGGTGTGCCTGTCTCTTGTCATAAATGAAAGGAGCCTGCTATGCGTGCCATTTCTTCTGCTTCAACTTTGCGCCGTTTTTCCGTGTTGTTCCTCTTGTTGCTCGTGGCATTGACGACCACCATGTGCGGCGGTTCTTCCAGTGGGGGGGAAGAAGCCTCATCGTCGGGAGAAGCCTCTTCGCAGGAAAGTGCGCCTTCCATGGAATCGGTGGCGACGCTCGCGATTGAGCATTTTAGCGTTATCGAAGGCACCACCTGGTCGGGGGCGCACCACCGCGCCGGCAAGCGCGTGGCGGAAAAATATCCCACTGTGGAATATGTG from Ardenticatena maritima harbors:
- a CDS encoding response regulator transcription factor, with product MSDARLLSSQMNTPATFYRILIVDDDPFILELVRRKLEQSGFDVLSAVSGKEALALIQQKGLPHLALLDINMPEMDGFELSRRLQEFSDVPVIFLTAVDEEDTIVEGIRLFAEDYVTKPFSPRELVARIDRVLRRIGDFRYTLNPIIQVDEHLAIDFGHQRAFVNGKEVPLTPTETKLLHILMRNAGRPVSYDFLIRRLWPMEDVFEDSLRVHVHRLRHKIEPNPSKPRYIKTERGIGYRFAVEPD
- a CDS encoding sensor histidine kinase: MPVHALLETLAETLSFAYIRFTPQGAKIEEGGEPHLLPPGETLAACAPFVAQKPDLLMMARRGRPVHMVVPSGAPPEHRWLEYTIRYVEEPRSWLLVVRDITEHERLRERMTALRAEHQRIQDDIGEYRIALERARRGQEAQHRHKTLFLAALAHQLRWPLTILNGTIEMLLDGDFGPLTPEQSRPLHAAQQGLEQLNTLAARLLDLTRLEAERLHLLIAPVALKDVLTILHDIWHPRYAQKEQTFEIIHPPTLPTLYADARRLTQMLDELLDNAWRHTPAGTHITLHVEPTPDAQIRFVVRDTGPGIPDTMRAHIFNPFAQVAQKHSLLALHEGVHLGLYLTYRLAQLHGGTLDVQSSPTGTTCTLRLPLRSTRHAAVSTRQSA